A genomic region of Lonchura striata isolate bLonStr1 chromosome 8, bLonStr1.mat, whole genome shotgun sequence contains the following coding sequences:
- the ITPRID2 gene encoding protein ITPRID2 isoform X1, whose product MEQPPAAEEWQGATQKRKAWAKSRDSWQASEAEDFSAAALARGEEEEEEEEEEEEEEEEEEEDVGGGALPLAAGAGCHGVPNEKIAIWLKDCRTPLGASLDEQSNPLLKGMVVRNGGSFEDDLSLGAEANHLRSDTQAETCDGVLAKDRRLQFHQKGRSMNSTGSGKSSTTVSSVSELLELYEEDPEEVLYNLGFGRDEPDIASKIPARFFNSSSFARGIDIKVFLNAQIQRMEVENPSFALTSRFRQIEVLTTVANAFSSLYSQVSGTPLQKIGSMNSVSSSKEASSPPPLNRSNTASRLMKTLSKLNQQADGSSSASPSPVEKGKSPAEVGSEENDVKNESKLPKHPKKKDCPSFLATVKEEIAGSQTKAANAEGPAHLPAAQEGSVPPADGQDGRLAGAQDRPCEEPGLLDSPGLSSSSSTSDSSVLTQRLSTASPGRDPCAPLANPSITNLMLQQKDSFEMEEIQSTEGDLPHVSAAHQLAVTKSRKADQLLRTASQHSDSSGFAEDSTDCSPFSQLQVQESLQGMGSSADSCDSETTVTSHSEEQKTPIAKELPCFDKFEEEEEEDDDEEADYDDDEEDIISQVERRNVGVSSDKRRSEDRKISDCKTEQNQGQESKSSHISETVQGEVSSKEEDISSEQKESDLLEEGSVFEFPQYHTHHILKSMQSLEGDGFSTSSVDRVQVALQRAEMRIISSPDSKARCTLLKSKDLLRKQRLWFAESGYPLRRSQSLPTALLNPVKVVSSVNVQLTPGKETLCSPPSFTYKYTQVEEDKEAASENDRSEDEAASSHPVCKSTLFIAPSSSKKEVPQAEASRLPEELSPTRVQSCPLHMPAAMSRSTCSLHSLPTEWQDRPLCEHMRTLSTHSVPSISGSSFSAMLSPFSCPFFPRHGVPHRSPAMNPPSTVEMQLRRVLHDIRNSLQNLSQYPVMRGQDLSAGYTTQRSSILPLYENTFQELQVVRRNLNLFRTQMMDLELTMLRQQTTVYQHMTEEERFEADQLQSLRKSVRMELQELEMQLEERLLALEDQLRSLHMSSPYRPQAHIGMYGSRSADNLSCPSPLNVIEPVSELIREQSFLKSELGLGLGELGLETLPAEGTESVFSHGNSDSSSVCSGHTGRKAKSQNKKLYKASVALTPTPPLRAGTGQPVESSEEFADSKPEVEHKLEKIPLMPSVDEIHKAVEQEELQQVIREIKESIVGEIRREIVSGLLAAVSPQSRSATAKQDTQP is encoded by the exons atGGAGCAGCCCCCGGCGGCGGAGGAGTGGCAAGGGGCGACCCAGAAGAGGAAGGCCTGGGCCAAGAGCCGCGACTCCTGGCAAGCGTCGGAAGCGGAGGATTTCTCGGCAGCGGCGCTGGCCCgcggcgaggaggaggaggaggaggaggaggaggaagaagaggaggaggaagaggaggaggaggatgtcGGCGGCGGCGCGCTGCCGCTGGCCGCAGGAGCAG GCTGCCACGGCGTTCCCAACGAGAAGATCGCGATATGGCTGAAGGACTGCAG AACGCCTCTGGGAGCCTCCCTGGATGAGCAAAGCAATCCTCTATTGAAGG GCATGGTGGTGAGAAATGGAGGAAGTTTTGAAGATGACTTATCCCTGGGAGCTGAAG CTAATCATCTACGGAGTGATACCCAAGCAGAAACATG CGATGGTGTACTGGCAAAGGACAGGAGGCTGCAGTTCCATCAGAAGGGGAGAAGTATGAACTCTACCGGCTCGGGAAAAAGCAGCACGACTGTTTCAAG TGTTTCTGAATTACTGGAACTTTATGAGGAAGATCCTGAAGAAGTGCTCTACAACCTTGGGTTTGGAAGAGATGAACCAGATATTGCTTCAAAAATTCCAGCGAGATTTTTTAATTCATCATCATTTGCCAGAGGGATAGATATCAAAGTGTTTTTGAATGCCCAAATACAGCGCATGGAAGTGGAAAATCCAAGTTTTGCTTTAACAA GTCGTTTTCGTCAGATTGAAGTGCTTACTACTGTGGCcaatgctttttcttctttgtattCTCAAGTCTCTGGGACTCCTTTGCAGAAAATTGGTAGTATGAATTCAGTGTCTTCCAGCAAAGAGGCGTCCAGCCCTCCCCCTCTGAATCGCAGCAACACAGCCAGTCGGTTAATGAAGACCTTGTCAAAACTCAATCAGCAAGCtgatggcagcagctctgcaagtCCTTCGCCTGTTGAGAAAGGGAAAAGTCCAGCTGAAGTAGGGAGTGAAGAAAATGATGTTAAAAATGAATCTAAATTGCCAAAACATCCTAAAAAGAAAGATTGTCCCTCGTTTTTGGCCACTGTAAAGGAGGAGATAGCCGGCAGTCAGACAAAGGCTGCAAACGCAGAGGGACCTGCGCACCTCCCTGCTGCACAGGAGGGTTCTGTGCCCCCAGCAGATGGACAGGATGGCAGGCTGGCTGGTGCCCAGGATAGACCGTGCGAAGAACCCGGTCTTTTGGACTCgccagggctcagcagcagtTCCAGTACCTCCGACAGCAGTGTCCTGACACAGAGACTGTCCACAGCATCGCCAGGTAGAGACCCCTGCGCCCCCCTCGCAAACCCGTCCATAACGAACCTCATGCTGCAGCAGAAGGACTCCTTTGAGATGGAAGAG ATCCAGAGTACAGAGGGGGATCTACCTCACGTTTCAGCTGCACATCAGCTAGCAGTGACCAAGTCAAGGAAAG cagATCAGCTGTTAAGGACAGCAAGTCAGCACTCTGACAGCAGTGGCTTCGCAGAGGACTCTACAGATTGTTCTCCATTCAGTCAGCTTCAG GTTCAGGAGTCTTTGCAGGGCATGGGAAGCAGTGCTGACAGCTGTGACAGTGAAACAACTGTGACATCGCACAGTGAGGAACAGAAGACACCGATAGCCAAGGAACTGCCCTGTTTTGATAAgtttgaggaggaggaggaggaagatgatgaCGAGGAGGCGgattatgatgatgatgaagaggaTATTATCTCTCAAGTAGAGAGACGAAATGTAGGGGTATCTTCTGATAAGAGAAGGAgtgaagacagaaaaattagTGACtgtaaaactgaacaaaatcaaGGACAAGAAAGCAAGTCATCTCATATATCAGAGACAGTCCAAGGAGAGGTCAGCTCTAAAGAGGAAGACATTTCCAGTGAGCAAAAAGAGTCAGACCTGCTGGAGGAAGGCAGTGTGTTTGAGTTTCCTCAGTATCACACACACCATATCCTCAAGTCGATGCAGTCTCTGGAAGGTGATGGCTTCTCCACATCATCTGTGGACAGAGTTCAGGTTGCCTTGCAAAGAGCCGAGATGAGGATCATCAGCTCACCTGACTCCAAGGCCAGGTGCACTCTGCTTAAGTCAAAAGATCTTCTGAGGAAGCAGCGACTCTGGTTTGCTGAATCGGGCTATCCTCTAAGGCGCTCTCAGTCTCTCCCAACTGCACTGCTGAATCCAGTGAAAGTGGTGTCCTCTGTGAATGTTCAGTTAACTCCAGGAAAAGAGACTCTCTGCAGTCCTCCTTCTTTCACCTACAAGTACACACAagtggaggaggacaaggaagcaGCATCTGAGAATGACAGAAGTGAGGATGAGGCAGCCTCCAGCCATCCTGTGTGCAAATCCACACTGTTTATTGCGCCTTCGTCCTCCAAGAAAGAGGTGCCCCAGGCTGAGGCCAGCAGGCTGCCTGAGGAGCTCAGTCCCACCAGGGTACAGAGCTGCCCCCTGCACATGCCAGCAGCCATGTCCCGGTCCACGTGCTCCCTCCATTCCCTCCCCACCGAGTGGCAGGACAGGCCGCTGTGCGAGCACATGAGGACGCTCAGCACCCACAGTGTCCCAAGCATCTCTGGCTCTTCCTTCAGTGCCATGCTTTCCCCCTTCAGCTGTCCCTTCTTTCCAAGGCATGGAGTTCCTCATCGTTCTCCTGCCATGAACCCACCCTCCACTGTGGAGATGCAGCTGCGCAGGGTCCTACATGACATCAGGAACTCCCTGCAGAACCTCTCGCAG TACCCAGTGATGAGGGGTCAGGATCTTTCAGCTGGTTACACTACTCAGAGATCATCCATTCTACCTCTCTATGAA aATACTTTCCAGGAGCTACAAGTGGTGAGGAGAAATCTAAATTTATTCAGAACCCAAATGATGGATTTGGAATTGACTATGCTGCGTCAACAGACCACGGTTTATCAGCACATGACAGAGGAGGAAAG ATTCGAAGCTGATCAGCTGCAGAGCCTGAGGAAGTCGGTCCgcatggagctgcaggagctggagatgCAGCTGGAAGAACGTCTGCTGGCCTTGGAAGACCAGCTCAGAAGTCTGCACATGTCTTCACCTTATAGACCTCAGGCACACATA GGTATGTATGGAAGCAGAAGTGCTGATAATCTGTCATGTCCTTCTCCATTGAACGTCATTGAACCA GTCTCTGAGCTTATTCGAGAGCAGTCATTTCTGAAATCTGAACTGGGCTTAGGACTGGGAGAACTTGGACTGGAAACTCTCCCAGCAGAGGGTACAGAGTCTGTATTCTCCCATGGAAACTCAGATTCCTCTTCAGTGTGCTCTGGTCACACAGGTAGAAAAGCTAAGAGTCAAAACAAGAAGTTGTACAAAGCCTCTGTTGCCTTAACCCCAACTCCCCCTCTGAGAGCAGGCACTGGACAGCCAGTGGAAAGCTCTGA
- the ITPRID2 gene encoding protein ITPRID2 isoform X2: MEQPPAAEEWQGATQKRKAWAKSRDSWQASEAEDFSAAALARGEEEEEEEEEEEEEEEEEEEDVGGGALPLAAGAGCHGVPNEKIAIWLKDCRTPLGASLDEQSNPLLKGMVVRNGGSFEDDLSLGAEANHLRSDTQAETCDGVLAKDRRLQFHQKGRSMNSTGSGKSSTTVSSVSELLELYEEDPEEVLYNLGFGRDEPDIASKIPARFFNSSSFARGIDIKVFLNAQIQRMEVENPSFALTSRFRQIEVLTTVANAFSSLYSQVSGTPLQKIGSMNSVSSSKEASSPPPLNRSNTASRLMKTLSKLNQQADGSSSASPSPVEKGKSPAEVGSEENDVKNESKLPKHPKKKDCPSFLATVKEEIAGSQTKAANAEGPAHLPAAQEGSVPPADGQDGRLAGAQDRPCEEPGLLDSPGLSSSSSTSDSSVLTQRLSTASPGRDPCAPLANPSITNLMLQQKDSFEMEEIQSTEGDLPHVSAAHQLAVTKSRKDQLLRTASQHSDSSGFAEDSTDCSPFSQLQVQESLQGMGSSADSCDSETTVTSHSEEQKTPIAKELPCFDKFEEEEEEDDDEEADYDDDEEDIISQVERRNVGVSSDKRRSEDRKISDCKTEQNQGQESKSSHISETVQGEVSSKEEDISSEQKESDLLEEGSVFEFPQYHTHHILKSMQSLEGDGFSTSSVDRVQVALQRAEMRIISSPDSKARCTLLKSKDLLRKQRLWFAESGYPLRRSQSLPTALLNPVKVVSSVNVQLTPGKETLCSPPSFTYKYTQVEEDKEAASENDRSEDEAASSHPVCKSTLFIAPSSSKKEVPQAEASRLPEELSPTRVQSCPLHMPAAMSRSTCSLHSLPTEWQDRPLCEHMRTLSTHSVPSISGSSFSAMLSPFSCPFFPRHGVPHRSPAMNPPSTVEMQLRRVLHDIRNSLQNLSQYPVMRGQDLSAGYTTQRSSILPLYENTFQELQVVRRNLNLFRTQMMDLELTMLRQQTTVYQHMTEEERFEADQLQSLRKSVRMELQELEMQLEERLLALEDQLRSLHMSSPYRPQAHIGMYGSRSADNLSCPSPLNVIEPVSELIREQSFLKSELGLGLGELGLETLPAEGTESVFSHGNSDSSSVCSGHTGRKAKSQNKKLYKASVALTPTPPLRAGTGQPVESSEEFADSKPEVEHKLEKIPLMPSVDEIHKAVEQEELQQVIREIKESIVGEIRREIVSGLLAAVSPQSRSATAKQDTQP, from the exons atGGAGCAGCCCCCGGCGGCGGAGGAGTGGCAAGGGGCGACCCAGAAGAGGAAGGCCTGGGCCAAGAGCCGCGACTCCTGGCAAGCGTCGGAAGCGGAGGATTTCTCGGCAGCGGCGCTGGCCCgcggcgaggaggaggaggaggaggaggaggaggaagaagaggaggaggaagaggaggaggaggatgtcGGCGGCGGCGCGCTGCCGCTGGCCGCAGGAGCAG GCTGCCACGGCGTTCCCAACGAGAAGATCGCGATATGGCTGAAGGACTGCAG AACGCCTCTGGGAGCCTCCCTGGATGAGCAAAGCAATCCTCTATTGAAGG GCATGGTGGTGAGAAATGGAGGAAGTTTTGAAGATGACTTATCCCTGGGAGCTGAAG CTAATCATCTACGGAGTGATACCCAAGCAGAAACATG CGATGGTGTACTGGCAAAGGACAGGAGGCTGCAGTTCCATCAGAAGGGGAGAAGTATGAACTCTACCGGCTCGGGAAAAAGCAGCACGACTGTTTCAAG TGTTTCTGAATTACTGGAACTTTATGAGGAAGATCCTGAAGAAGTGCTCTACAACCTTGGGTTTGGAAGAGATGAACCAGATATTGCTTCAAAAATTCCAGCGAGATTTTTTAATTCATCATCATTTGCCAGAGGGATAGATATCAAAGTGTTTTTGAATGCCCAAATACAGCGCATGGAAGTGGAAAATCCAAGTTTTGCTTTAACAA GTCGTTTTCGTCAGATTGAAGTGCTTACTACTGTGGCcaatgctttttcttctttgtattCTCAAGTCTCTGGGACTCCTTTGCAGAAAATTGGTAGTATGAATTCAGTGTCTTCCAGCAAAGAGGCGTCCAGCCCTCCCCCTCTGAATCGCAGCAACACAGCCAGTCGGTTAATGAAGACCTTGTCAAAACTCAATCAGCAAGCtgatggcagcagctctgcaagtCCTTCGCCTGTTGAGAAAGGGAAAAGTCCAGCTGAAGTAGGGAGTGAAGAAAATGATGTTAAAAATGAATCTAAATTGCCAAAACATCCTAAAAAGAAAGATTGTCCCTCGTTTTTGGCCACTGTAAAGGAGGAGATAGCCGGCAGTCAGACAAAGGCTGCAAACGCAGAGGGACCTGCGCACCTCCCTGCTGCACAGGAGGGTTCTGTGCCCCCAGCAGATGGACAGGATGGCAGGCTGGCTGGTGCCCAGGATAGACCGTGCGAAGAACCCGGTCTTTTGGACTCgccagggctcagcagcagtTCCAGTACCTCCGACAGCAGTGTCCTGACACAGAGACTGTCCACAGCATCGCCAGGTAGAGACCCCTGCGCCCCCCTCGCAAACCCGTCCATAACGAACCTCATGCTGCAGCAGAAGGACTCCTTTGAGATGGAAGAG ATCCAGAGTACAGAGGGGGATCTACCTCACGTTTCAGCTGCACATCAGCTAGCAGTGACCAAGTCAAGGAAAG ATCAGCTGTTAAGGACAGCAAGTCAGCACTCTGACAGCAGTGGCTTCGCAGAGGACTCTACAGATTGTTCTCCATTCAGTCAGCTTCAG GTTCAGGAGTCTTTGCAGGGCATGGGAAGCAGTGCTGACAGCTGTGACAGTGAAACAACTGTGACATCGCACAGTGAGGAACAGAAGACACCGATAGCCAAGGAACTGCCCTGTTTTGATAAgtttgaggaggaggaggaggaagatgatgaCGAGGAGGCGgattatgatgatgatgaagaggaTATTATCTCTCAAGTAGAGAGACGAAATGTAGGGGTATCTTCTGATAAGAGAAGGAgtgaagacagaaaaattagTGACtgtaaaactgaacaaaatcaaGGACAAGAAAGCAAGTCATCTCATATATCAGAGACAGTCCAAGGAGAGGTCAGCTCTAAAGAGGAAGACATTTCCAGTGAGCAAAAAGAGTCAGACCTGCTGGAGGAAGGCAGTGTGTTTGAGTTTCCTCAGTATCACACACACCATATCCTCAAGTCGATGCAGTCTCTGGAAGGTGATGGCTTCTCCACATCATCTGTGGACAGAGTTCAGGTTGCCTTGCAAAGAGCCGAGATGAGGATCATCAGCTCACCTGACTCCAAGGCCAGGTGCACTCTGCTTAAGTCAAAAGATCTTCTGAGGAAGCAGCGACTCTGGTTTGCTGAATCGGGCTATCCTCTAAGGCGCTCTCAGTCTCTCCCAACTGCACTGCTGAATCCAGTGAAAGTGGTGTCCTCTGTGAATGTTCAGTTAACTCCAGGAAAAGAGACTCTCTGCAGTCCTCCTTCTTTCACCTACAAGTACACACAagtggaggaggacaaggaagcaGCATCTGAGAATGACAGAAGTGAGGATGAGGCAGCCTCCAGCCATCCTGTGTGCAAATCCACACTGTTTATTGCGCCTTCGTCCTCCAAGAAAGAGGTGCCCCAGGCTGAGGCCAGCAGGCTGCCTGAGGAGCTCAGTCCCACCAGGGTACAGAGCTGCCCCCTGCACATGCCAGCAGCCATGTCCCGGTCCACGTGCTCCCTCCATTCCCTCCCCACCGAGTGGCAGGACAGGCCGCTGTGCGAGCACATGAGGACGCTCAGCACCCACAGTGTCCCAAGCATCTCTGGCTCTTCCTTCAGTGCCATGCTTTCCCCCTTCAGCTGTCCCTTCTTTCCAAGGCATGGAGTTCCTCATCGTTCTCCTGCCATGAACCCACCCTCCACTGTGGAGATGCAGCTGCGCAGGGTCCTACATGACATCAGGAACTCCCTGCAGAACCTCTCGCAG TACCCAGTGATGAGGGGTCAGGATCTTTCAGCTGGTTACACTACTCAGAGATCATCCATTCTACCTCTCTATGAA aATACTTTCCAGGAGCTACAAGTGGTGAGGAGAAATCTAAATTTATTCAGAACCCAAATGATGGATTTGGAATTGACTATGCTGCGTCAACAGACCACGGTTTATCAGCACATGACAGAGGAGGAAAG ATTCGAAGCTGATCAGCTGCAGAGCCTGAGGAAGTCGGTCCgcatggagctgcaggagctggagatgCAGCTGGAAGAACGTCTGCTGGCCTTGGAAGACCAGCTCAGAAGTCTGCACATGTCTTCACCTTATAGACCTCAGGCACACATA GGTATGTATGGAAGCAGAAGTGCTGATAATCTGTCATGTCCTTCTCCATTGAACGTCATTGAACCA GTCTCTGAGCTTATTCGAGAGCAGTCATTTCTGAAATCTGAACTGGGCTTAGGACTGGGAGAACTTGGACTGGAAACTCTCCCAGCAGAGGGTACAGAGTCTGTATTCTCCCATGGAAACTCAGATTCCTCTTCAGTGTGCTCTGGTCACACAGGTAGAAAAGCTAAGAGTCAAAACAAGAAGTTGTACAAAGCCTCTGTTGCCTTAACCCCAACTCCCCCTCTGAGAGCAGGCACTGGACAGCCAGTGGAAAGCTCTGA